The following proteins come from a genomic window of Dongia rigui:
- a CDS encoding divergent polysaccharide deacetylase family protein, with product MRAKRDEPGDMPGRDTGPLDPYPPVTSGRGGWIGGPGFIFLVLILLILAGAGLYLQATGQLAGLLAQGGQIIDLGRTPDPATTSASEDGPALQSMASMDAAPAPAAPVKPLVLAAMGPAELLEKRPPPKSLRLVPGEFDQPPVLRFSRPALFLGTRARIGVLVTGLGLNRGVTAAAIADLPPEITLSFSPYAPELAAWIDAAQAYGHEVLLDLPLEPRNYPQDDPGPLGLLTALNAEENLRRLGELLKESDGVAGLATQFGDRFLADETALRPILSELGQRGLGLVTSADLADATTGMADAPLHIRVDEMLPQDASRQALTAEIEGLLAAAKAKGKVLTAVPAYPLSIAALTSLTAAAKDRGMALVPATAFLNRQGTAP from the coding sequence ATGCGCGCCAAGCGAGACGAGCCCGGTGACATGCCGGGTCGCGATACTGGGCCGCTCGATCCCTACCCACCCGTGACCAGCGGGCGTGGTGGCTGGATCGGCGGCCCAGGCTTTATCTTCCTCGTCCTCATCCTGCTGATCCTTGCTGGCGCAGGGCTCTATCTGCAGGCGACCGGCCAGTTGGCTGGCCTGCTGGCACAAGGCGGCCAGATCATCGATCTTGGCCGCACGCCGGATCCGGCCACGACATCAGCCTCGGAAGATGGACCGGCACTGCAGTCGATGGCGTCGATGGATGCGGCGCCAGCCCCGGCGGCACCGGTGAAGCCGCTGGTGCTGGCGGCGATGGGCCCGGCCGAGTTGCTGGAGAAGCGTCCGCCGCCCAAATCATTGCGCCTCGTGCCGGGCGAGTTCGACCAGCCGCCGGTCCTGCGCTTCTCGCGTCCAGCCCTGTTCCTCGGCACCCGCGCGCGCATCGGCGTGCTGGTCACGGGCCTCGGCCTCAATCGCGGTGTCACGGCGGCGGCTATCGCCGATCTGCCGCCAGAAATCACCTTGAGCTTCAGCCCCTATGCGCCGGAGCTTGCTGCCTGGATCGACGCCGCGCAGGCTTACGGCCACGAGGTGCTGCTCGACCTGCCGCTGGAGCCGCGGAACTATCCGCAGGATGATCCGGGGCCGCTGGGGCTGCTCACCGCCCTCAACGCGGAGGAAAATCTGCGCCGCCTCGGCGAACTCCTGAAAGAATCGGATGGCGTTGCTGGACTGGCCACGCAATTCGGCGACCGGTTCCTTGCCGACGAGACGGCCCTGCGCCCGATCCTTTCGGAACTGGGTCAGCGCGGATTGGGACTGGTCACCAGCGCCGACCTGGCTGATGCGACCACCGGCATGGCCGACGCACCCCTGCATATTCGCGTTGACGAAATGCTGCCGCAGGATGCCTCGCGCCAGGCGCTGACGGCAGAGATCGAAGGTCTGCTCGCCGCCGCCAAGGCGAAGGGAAAAGTGCTGACGGCCGTTCCGGCCTATCCGCTTTCCATCGCCGCCTTGACGAGCCTCACGGCGGCAGCCAAGGATCGGGGCATGGCGCTGGTCCCGGCCACTGCCTTCCTCAACAGACAAGGAACGGCCCCATGA
- a CDS encoding RNA pyrophosphohydrolase yields MSAITDIEIDQLPYRKGVGIVLLNGHDLVFVAQRLDSPEPAWQMPQGGIDKGEEPIAAAWRELYEETGVKSAVLIAETPDWLRYDLPRELVPHIWKGRYRGQKQKWFAFRFTGTDAEININGEHPEFSEWRWADFKKTPDLIVAFKRPLYEQVVSAFGHLVG; encoded by the coding sequence ATGAGCGCAATCACCGATATCGAGATTGACCAGCTGCCTTATCGCAAAGGTGTTGGCATCGTGCTGTTAAACGGGCACGACCTGGTCTTCGTGGCACAGCGCCTCGACAGCCCGGAACCTGCTTGGCAGATGCCCCAGGGCGGTATCGACAAGGGCGAGGAACCGATCGCCGCCGCCTGGCGCGAGCTTTATGAGGAGACGGGCGTCAAATCAGCGGTGCTGATCGCCGAGACGCCGGACTGGCTGCGCTACGATCTGCCGCGCGAGCTCGTGCCGCATATCTGGAAGGGCCGTTATCGCGGGCAGAAGCAGAAATGGTTCGCCTTCCGCTTCACCGGCACCGATGCCGAGATCAACATCAACGGCGAGCACCCGGAATTCAGCGAGTGGCGCTGGGCCGATTTCAAAAAAACGCCTGATCTCATCGTCGCCTTCAAGCGCCCGCTCTATGAGCAGGTGGTCAGTGCCTTTGGGCATTTGGTGGGGTAA